The Desulfonatronovibrio magnus sequence AAAACACCAGGGCGTTACTGCCCTTAGTCAATGACAGCAATTGGCCAGGTTTTTCCCTGGTCTCCGATGACCGGCACCCCGAAGATCTTATTAGACAGGGCCATATTGATCATAACCTGCGCTGTGCTGTAAAGATGGGGCTTGATCCGGTCAGGGCTGTGCAGCTGGTGACCATCAATCCCGCCAGATATTTCAATTTTAAACGACGCGGAGCCATAGCACCCGGCTATCGGGCAGATATGGTCCTGCTTAGAAATCTGCATGATTTTGAAATCCTGGATGTATATACGAAAGGGCGCAGGCTGGAAGACAACTCATTTATATCCCCTGCCAAAATGCCTGGCAACTCCATGCGCATATGTAAAATTACTGAGCAGACTTTTGCAGTTCCTGTTAGAGGCACTGCTGTGCGCGCCATTGAAATCATTGCTGAGCAGGTCATCACTGGATCCATAAAAGCCCATCCTGTTATCAAGGATGGTTTTGCATGGTCAGCTCCAGACCAGGATTTAATCAAACTTGCGGTTATTGAAAGGCACAAACAAACCGGCAATGTAGGACTGGGCTTTGTAAAGGGCCTTGGTTTGTCACGCGGAGCACTGGCTTCAACTGTTGCCCATGACTCCCACAACCTGATCATTGCAGGAGCCAATGATTCCGATATGCTCGTTGCGGCCCTTAAGCTGACGGAAATGGGAGGGGGGCTATGTGCAGTGGACAATGGCCATGTTCTAGCCGCCCTGCCCCTGCCCATTGCCGGCCTTATGAGTGATCAGCCATTAGAAAAGGTTGTTGAGTTACAAGACAATCTTAACTTGGCCATTAAAGAAATGGGCATTAACCACCAAAGCCCTTTGATGACTCTTTCCTTTCTGGCCCTGCCTGTTATACCAAGCCTCAAACTCACGGATAAAGGACTGGTAGATGTTGATAAGTTTGAGATTATTGACTTATGGATCTAAATCCCCACTTTTTCGATTAACCATTACAAAAACTTAATACTTGAGGAGGACAAGTGAGTCTTAACCTTACACAGAAAATTATCAAAGAACACTTAATTTACGGAGACCTGACGCCTGGAGGTGAAATAGGTTTAAGAATCGATCAGACCCTGACCCAGGACGCCACCGGTACCATGGCCTATCTTCAATGGGAAGCCATGGGTCTGCCCAGGGTAAAGACAGATTTGTCCGTAAGTTATGTTGATCATAATACCTTGCAGATGGGTTTTAAAAACCCTGACGATCATAAATATCTTCGTAGCGTGGCTGCCAGATACGGCATTGTTTTTTCTCCAGCCGGCACAGGAATCTGCCACCAGTTGCACTTAGAAAACTTTGCTGTTCCCGGGGCGACCCTTATCGGATCAGACAGCCACACCCCTACAGCCGGCGGTGTAGGTTCTCTGGCTATGGGGGCCGGCGGACTGTCTGTAGCCCTGGCCATGGCAGGTGAACCTTATGTTATCAACATGCCCAGGGTTGTCCGTGTGTACCTTGAAGGCAGCCTTAAGGGGCATGCAGGAGCCAAAGACATTATTCTGTTCATTCTTAGCCAGCTCACAGTTAAGGGGGGAACAGGAAAAGTTATGGAATATTGCGGCCCGGGAATAGAGGATTTATCAATCCCGGAAAGGGCTACCATTACCAATATGGGAGCTGAGCTGGGAGCTACCACTTCAATTTTTCCTGCTGATGAACTTACCCGGCAATTTTTTAAAACCATGGACCGCGAGTCGGACTTTAGAGCATTAAATGCAGATCCAGGCGCAGACTATGATGAAGAAATAAAAATTGATCTTTCTAAAATCCAACCTATGGCTGCACGTCCGCATATGCCGGATCTAAGCGTTAATATATCTGAGATAGCAGGTCTTAAGGTAGACCAGGTGGCCATTGGTTCCTGCACCAACTCATCATATTCCGACTTGAAAATCAGTGCTTTGATCCTGAAGAACAAGAAAGTTCATTCAGATACTGACCTGATGATTTCACCCGGATCAAAGCAGGTTTTAAAAATGCTTTCCAGGGAAAGTCTTTTGAGTGATATGCTGGACAGCGGAGCAAGGCTGTTGGAATGTTCATGCGGCCCATGTATAGGTATGGGAGGCTCTCCAATCTCTAACGGAGTTAGCGCCAGGACCTTTAATCGTAACTTTGAAGGGCGCAGCGGCACCCAGGATGCTCAGGTTTACCTGGTCAGTCCGGTAACAGCAGCTCACTGCGCTGTAGATGGCTGCTTCACCAGTCCTGATACCTGGGGAGATCCACTGCCTCGCCCCCAATTACCTGACAAAGTACCATCCATTAGAGATTTATTTGTGTTTCCAGGAGATGGAACTGATGTGGAAATATATCGTGGACCCAATATTGTCCCCTTGCCTGAATTTGACCCATTGCCGCAAAGGCTTGAATTGCCGGTTGCCATCAAATGCGGAGATAATATTTCAACGGACCATATACTGCCGGGAGGAGCAGAAGTAACTGCACTACGCTCCAACATTCCTGCCATAAGCGAATATATCTTTTCCAGAGTTGATCCTGACTTTACCAGGCGAATAAAAAATGCCGGTCAGGGTATTATTCTCGGTGGAGATAATTACGGACAGGGTTCCAGCCGCGAACACGCAGCTCTCGGACCACGCTTTCTGGGCGTCAGGATTGTTCTGGTTAAATCCTTTGCCAGGATCCACAGAGCCAATCTGGTAAACTTCGGCATCCTGCCACTGACCCTGGCCAAACCGCAGGATTACGATCTAATTGAAAAGGACGAAATAATTTCCCTGGACACTGAAACCCTTGTGCCGGGACAGCAAACAACCATTTCAACTTCATCAGGCAATACAATTGAAGTTAAAAACGATTTGACTGCCGGTGAACTGGACATTATTAGAGCAGGTGGGTTGCTGAACTTTGTTAAGAATAAAGCTGAGAAAAACTGAGTTTTTGTTCTTATTCCTGTTGCGTGACTGTTTTAAGGGGCTCATATGGACACGTCCGGCTCATTGTCTGGAATTAACGGCCTTTATTTTTGGAGCCTGCATCCAGCAGGCAGCTGCAACAGGCGGCTGAAAGCCGCCTCTTAGAGCTGTCCACATTTCAACTGGTTAAGTAATAATTTGTCGAGAGTTAAGAGAGGATATTATGTTAGATGTGTTAAGAGACAATGCCCAATCATGGATTGTCAAACTGCTTTTTGCTGTCATCGTCATCGTCTTTGTATTTTGGGGAGTGGGCAGCTTTACCGGAGACCGTGATGGAGTGCTGGCCATTGTCAATGATGAGCCCATACTCATCAATGATTTTATCAGAGCCTATGAAACCACTGCCCAAAATGTACGCGAACAGAATCCTGATCTTACAGCAGCAGACCTCAGGGAAATGCAGTTCAGGCAACAGATATTCAATCAGCTGCTTAACTCCACCCTGCTTCTGCAAAAGTCAAGAGAACTTGGGCTGCAGGTATCACGTTCTGAACTGCAAAGGGAAATTACGCAGCTGCCAGCCTTTCTGAGAGAGGACAACCAGTTTGACCCCGAGCTGTATCAGGGGATATTGCGAGCCCATCATCTCACGCCAGCTGAGTTTGAGCGGGATTTTCAAAACAATCTGCTTATGCAGAAAATGGAAGAATATGTTGCTCTACCTTCCAGACCCAATCCCAGAGAAGTGCAGGATTTTTTCAACTATATCAGGTCTCAGGCCAAAGTTGACTACCTTAAAGTTTCCTGGTCTGATTTTGAAGAGGATTTGGAGATCAGCCAGGAAGATATTGAAGCCCACTACCGGGAAAACCAGTCCAGGTTTATGGTCCCGGAAAAAATAAAGATCAGCTACCTTCAGCTTACTCCCAGAGCCCTTGCCCCCATGCAGGATGTTTCTTCAGATGAAATCGAGGAATATTATCGGGCTAATCTGGCCGAATATACTACTCCTGAAGAAGTCAGAGCATCCCATATTCTAGTTACTTTAGCGCAGGATGCTTCCCAGGATGAGCAGGACGAGGCTAAAGAAAAAATAACTGCCATAAGCGCTCGACTTCAGGATGGCGAAGACTTTGCAGAACTGGCCATGGAGCATTCCCAATGCCCCAGCGCCAGCCAGGGGGGTGACCTTGGAACTTTTGGCCGGGGACGAATGGTTCCGGAATTTGAAGATGCGGTATTTAACCTTGAGGCAGGAGAAATTAGCGAACCTGTCAAGACACAGTTTGGCTGGCACATCATCAAACTGCATGAGTACATACCAGAAGGCACCCAGGAGCTTGATGAGGTAAGAGCAAGCATCAGAATGGAACTGGGCGCAGACAAGGCTATGGACGAACTTGCTGATATCATGGACGATATCCTGGAGATTCTCTTGACCGGAGGTACCTTAGATGAAGCTGCCCAGCGTCTGAACTTAGATACCCGGACAACAGATTTTTTCTCCATGCAGGATGGACCAAGGGATCTGGACCTGCCTTCTACTGCAATTAACCAGCTTTTCAACATGACGATTTCAGAAGTGACAGAAACACCTGTCATGATTGAACAGGGCTATGTTTTTGCTGAAAAAATAGATGCCAGGGATGCAAAGGTCAGGGATCTGGAAGAGGTCCAGGACGATATCGTCAACACACTTACCAGACAGAAAGCCATGGAAATGGCTCGGGAAAGAGCTGCAGAATACCTGGCCTCAATAAATGAAGATGATATGGAAGGTGATATCAACGCATCACTGGAAAGCAGCAGTGCCTTCGACAGACAGGGCTTTATACCAGGTCTTGGCATGTCTCCGGATATTGCACTGGCTGCATTTGCTGCAGGTGAAGGACAATGGCTGCCTGAAGTATACAGAATAGGCAACGGATACGTTATTGCCAGAGTTTCTGAAATCATTCTGCCTGACCCTGAAAAATTTGAGCAGGAAAAGGACCAATGGGTCGAACACTTTGCCCAAATGCAAAAACAGCAAGCATTCCAGTCTTTCGTGAATATGCTGCGCAATCAGGCAAGAATCAGAATTCTTCGTCCTGATATTATTGACAGCTAAGATATAAAGCACCAGACCCCGTTCAGCTCAATTATTCACAAAAATGATTGCACAAAAAAGCCCTCCCAATGGAGGGCTTTTTTTATAACTGGCATTGTTTTTTCCCGGCATGCGTCCAAGTGCTTATTGCAGCGTAAGCCGGGGAATGGTAATTACTAACTTACCGTTGCAATCATGTAAAAAAAAACAAGAAAGTAGTTTAATTTTGAAAGAGCAATGATGCTCAGGATCCTTATTCTTCAGCCTTCAGCCTGAAAAGTACGGTTATCGCCCTAACTCAACGATCCTTGTTAAAAATTGGGTTGTTGGCATAGCCCGCATTAGAGACATTAACGGCATGCGTATACTATTCACTATACCCCATTTTTTTGACTCAGAAGCAAAAATAGCAAAAGGAGCAAAGCATGGCTCGCAAAAAGAAAAAGCTGAAAAACGTCTTCGCGGGTTAGTCAGGCAAGTTTTATCCCTGCACCAGATATTCGGACATTCTGTTTGCATGCTGCACATAGCCTCCAGGACCGCCATACCAGCAGGCCAGGCCATGCAGTGCAACATCCATGCTGCAATGCTGACAACAGGCAAAAAACATCTTCTACACCGCCTTCCTCTCTGCAAGACATTATATGAGCATATTGAAACAGATGCAGATCCTTTGTTTCTGGGTTACGAATGTCATAGACTGATGCAGGAACGACTTGGACAATATGACTATTATTGCTACTTAGAAGACGATCTCATAATAAATGACCCTCTTTTTTTTGCCAAACTGCACTGGTTCACAAAAAACACTGGCAACATATGCGTGCTTTTGCCACATCGATACGAAAACACAGCCAGAGGGCCTTACTCAAAAGTATATATTGACGGCGATTTGCGACCGGATATTACCAGTGAATATCAAAATGTCAGACAGCAGCCCGCCATCAAGGCAGAGATAATGGGTATGCCCTTAATCTTTTCCAGAACGCTCAACCCTCATTCAGGCTGTTTTTTCCTGAACCAGGCTCAAATGGAACATTTTGCAGCCAGGCCCTGGTTCATGGACAGATCAGCCAGATTCATTGGACCGCTGGAAAGTGCTGCCAGTCTTGGGATAATGCGCACGTTCAAAGTTTACAAGCCTGCCAGGGAATATGCTCAATTTCTGGAAATCATGCATGCAGGCACAGCTTTTGCCGGACTGATAGGTGGAAAAATCAGAATTGCTCAAAAGCAGGATAGCTAAACTCACTTACGTCCTGGCCCCAGAGTGCCTGTCCCCATGCATACCTGCTGCAATTTATCTATAAAATATTAAATATTCAATTCTGCCAAAATCACAGACTTTATCAAGCTTTTTAATGGTTCCTCGCAGGGGCTGCTCCTATTTCCATTGAGGAGATCCATTTCAGGTACTTGGCTCTTGTTGAAATGCTTCAGCTCAGGAACCAGGGACAAAGCAATCATCAGTTGGCAAGCACAATATTTTCTGATCCAAAATCTGCCATATCATCCTCAGCCAATTGCTCAAGTAGAATTTTCATATCAGCCGCTCCTCCCCCATTTACATCAATCAAAAGTACGGCAGCCCCATTATCAATTTCATATCGTGCTTGAGGACCACTGCCATCAAATTCATCAGAACCTCTCCACTCGAAAGAATGAAAGCCTTGAATGTCAAAGTATAGCTTATCGCTTGCAACGTTAAAATCCATAATTGTATCGTATCTTTCTAAATTGGAATCATCTTCACTCAAGTACTTGAAGACATTAATGCCGCCTCTTCCCCACAGTTCGTCTGCGCCTTTTCCGCCAGTAATAGTATCATTACCCCCACCGCCTTCTATGGTGTCATCCTGGTCAGAGCCAACTAGAGAGTCTGATTCAAAGAAACCTCTGATCAACCAACCATTGTCCCCTCCAGCCTGGGAAAGATCAATTACATTTTCAACTCCATAGTGGGCATCTATTGTGGCCGAACCATTATTTATTGAGTCACTTGTGGCTATCCATTGACCGCTTTCATAAACCCAAGCAGTCACTCCAGCACCGCTTTCAACAACCAGGCTGTCCTGTCCATTGCCCAGGTCCTCAATAAGTACCTCCCCTCCAGTGATATGAAAAAGGTCATCACCCTCCCCACCTGTCAGGTGATCATATCCTGCTCCACTTATAATCGTATCATTACCCGAACCGCCTATGATGTCATTTCCAAATACACTGTTATTGCTGTGCACTTCAAATCCCTCAGTTTGCCCGGACAGATCGACTCCTGTTGCCCCATCCTCGCCACCTGAAAGTCGAATAATGTGAATATTTTGCAAACTGTCATCAGTATCAAATACATTCTCATCAAAATCACCTTTCATAAGATGAAGCTCATTTTCGCCATCCCCGCCATCAAGTATATCATTAGTTGCATGGCCAAGTCCATTATGGCCGACATCAGCGGACACGATAGTATCATTGCCAGAACCACCAAAAATTGTGTTTTGACCAGATCCTGTGACAATATTGTCATCACCTTCACCGCCGTAAATATAATGATCATTGGCACTTGTAACTACTGATATGCTGTCATTACCTCCAAAGCCGAAGATGGCGTAATCACTGCCTGTTACAGGTGATAATTCAGGACTGTCGCCATCCCCATTGGGATCCACAAGAATTTCAAAATTGCGTTCAGTAAACCAGGCATAATACCCTGGGTTATCATCATAAGTATGTGTCAATGTTTCCCAGTTCTCAGGCTCAGGCCCTGGTGGGTCTTCTGGATCAGGCCCATCATATATCCAGTCAAGCCAATCTATGACAGAGCCTGTGGCCGGATCTCCGAGCTGTTCAAGACCCACTCCCTGAAGTTCGATCTTCATATCAGCTGATGCATTGCCATTAACGTCTATCTCAAGAATACCTTCAGCAAACCTGGCTTGAGGACTGCCACCCCCTGTAAATGAATCGCTGCCTATGTAGCCGATATCTTGTTGTAATCCCTGAATCTCAAACTTCAGAACATCATCCACGGGATTAAAATCCATTACTTTGCTGAATGATGAATCTGCTGGGGAATCGAGTAAGCTTCTAAATACAAATACATTACTTCCCATCCCTGGATTGCTGGAATCACCACCCCAAAGTTCATCAGCACCTTCTCCTCCTAAGATAGTGTCATTACCTTTCCCACCATAAATAATGTCATCTCCTGATCCGCCGATCAGATAGTCGTTTCCTCCCCCGCCTAACAGATAGTTGGTAGCCGTGCTGTTGGATGCATCTATAGTGTCATCACCACCAAAGGCTAACACAGCTACGCTACTTTCAGAAGAAACAGTAAAAGTGTCAATAAAGTCATCACCGTCACTACCAAAAATCACCTCATCGACCCCGTCAATGAAAAGATCTTTAAGCTCGGTTAATCCTGACAAAGGGGAAATATCACTAATGTTGTTGTTCTCCAAGTTAAGATAGACAAGACTGTTTAGACCTGACAAATGAGATATATTGCTGATTTGATTAGCAGACAAATCAAGTAAATTCAGATTTTCAAGATTAGACAGATAGGATATTTCTCTAATGTCGTTACCTCGTAAGTAAAGACTGTGCAGACTCGCAAGCTGAGCCAATGCAGATATGTCAACGATATTGTTATCGCCCAGTTGAATACTATGCAGATTCTCTAAACTGGATAAAGCTGATATATCGCTAATATTATTGCCCCACAAATTCAGAGTGTGCAGGCTTGCAAGATTTGTCAAAGCAGATATGTTGCTGATATTGTTGAATGATAAGTGAAGTTCTTGCAAGTTAAGAAGATTGCCCAAGGCAGACACATCGCTAATACTGATGTTGCTCCCCAAATGCAGGAAAGTCAGGCTTTCCAACTTGGATAGGTCTGACAAACTGCTGTCACTGATATTATTGTTCCACAAGTGTAGATGTGTCAAACTTTCAAGTTCAGCTAAAGCTGACAAATTACTCACGTTGTTATTATTCAAGTACAGCTGATTCAGGTTCACTGCATATTCCAGGCCAGTCAGATCTGTTATATCTAATTGTGATGCATTCAGAACTAACAATTCCTCCATATCGTCCCTGTTGAGTATATGTTCATGACCTCTGCCTAACTCGACCATTATGGCTTCTTTCAAGTTTGCATCGGAGATGTCTATTTGTTCAGGCTCTGGAGTAGGGGTCGGTGTTGGTTCCGGTTCAGGCGTAGGAGTCGGTGAAGGCGTAGGTGTCGGTGTTGGCTCAGGTGTTGGAGTAGGTGTTGGTGTTGGTTCGGGAGTAGGAGTTGGTGTTGGCTCTGGTGTCGGTTCTGGTGTAGGAGTTGGAGTAGGCTCAGGCGTAGGTGTAGGAGTCGGTTCAGGCGTAGGTGTTGGTGAAGGCGTAGGTGTCGGTGTTGGCTCAGGTGTTGGAGTAGGTGTTGGCTGCGGCTCAGGAGTAGGCCCAAGTGTAGGCTGAGGTGTAGGTGCAGGGGTTGGAGTTGGCGTAGAAACAGGTGCAGGTTGAATTATTTCAGACATTTCCTTGGTTGTAATCTTATGTGCCCTGGTCTGGGCGAGGTCTACAGGTGCCGGTTCACCAACCATATCTTCTTCTGGTTGATCCTGCAGCTGATTTGGTGCCTGAATTTGAGGTTGAGGCGTTGGGTCTGGAATATCCTGATGGGGATCTTCAGGCACTTCCCGAGAGTCATCTGGAGCAGCTGCAGTATCTTGTGAGAAAATATCCGGTGTATCATCAAAACCCGAGATATCCTGAGAATCGAAATAACCGCCAGGGCCTGTTTCAGCCAGAGCATTAGGTGCAAAAGAATGAAAGAAATGCAGTTCCTGTGGAGTTATGGGGCGCATAAAACCCATGGGCTGGTCTCTAAAAACGTCCATCATATTCATGGGTGAAGTAATAATTCTGATCTCGCCAAAAGTGTCTTGAATAATAACACTGAAGCCCTCCGAAATAATTTCAGCTCCATGAGATTCCTGATCTACCATCACTCTGTGTACTGTAACAGTACCCCTGATACCTATCAGGGAAAGCGGGGATTCAAGATTGACTCTTTCCGGGTTCTCCTCGGCAATCCTGCCGGATACATGACGAAATGCACCCTGCATGAGATTAAATGACAGACCCGAGTTGTCCATATCCTGAGGGTCAAATATATATTCATCCAGGCTGAGTGCTGAATCTGGTCCTTGAGACAAAATGGTATTATCAAGAAAACGGATCTCTACGCTGGAATCCGGACCAGTTATGATTCTTTCACCTTCATAAACCGGATCATTAATTTCCAGAGGACGCAAAGCATTGTCCTGCTCTGCCCTTACATCTCCGCTGGATCCAATAACTCTGCCGATTTCCTGTCCTGGGCTGGAAGACATATCATTTCTCCTGCAAAAATTGTAATAGTTCAGCACTTTTTAAGAAGAAACAGGTGACAGGCAGTCTCCATGCCACATGCAAAGTACATGACTATTACCAAAATTTTATCTCAAAACGTCAAGCTCCAATGTACCCATTGTATAGAGCATTGAATACATGGCCAGATCCTGATCTATTTCAGCGGAAATGGAGTTACTCAGGGCTGCAAGGTAAGTGACCTCACCGTTGAGGACATCAAGCAGCGACCTGGTGCCAAGCATTCTTTCACGCATGGCAAGCTCCAGAAATTCTTCAAGAATCTCGGCCTGATCTTTAAGAAAACGCGCTGTCTCTCTTGAGGTGATCAGGTTCTGCCAGGCGGTAACCACTCTTTCCTGAACAAGATATTCCTGATCGTCTCGCACCCTTTCC is a genomic window containing:
- a CDS encoding SurA N-terminal domain-containing protein; this encodes MLDVLRDNAQSWIVKLLFAVIVIVFVFWGVGSFTGDRDGVLAIVNDEPILINDFIRAYETTAQNVREQNPDLTAADLREMQFRQQIFNQLLNSTLLLQKSRELGLQVSRSELQREITQLPAFLREDNQFDPELYQGILRAHHLTPAEFERDFQNNLLMQKMEEYVALPSRPNPREVQDFFNYIRSQAKVDYLKVSWSDFEEDLEISQEDIEAHYRENQSRFMVPEKIKISYLQLTPRALAPMQDVSSDEIEEYYRANLAEYTTPEEVRASHILVTLAQDASQDEQDEAKEKITAISARLQDGEDFAELAMEHSQCPSASQGGDLGTFGRGRMVPEFEDAVFNLEAGEISEPVKTQFGWHIIKLHEYIPEGTQELDEVRASIRMELGADKAMDELADIMDDILEILLTGGTLDEAAQRLNLDTRTTDFFSMQDGPRDLDLPSTAINQLFNMTISEVTETPVMIEQGYVFAEKIDARDAKVRDLEEVQDDIVNTLTRQKAMEMARERAAEYLASINEDDMEGDINASLESSSAFDRQGFIPGLGMSPDIALAAFAAGEGQWLPEVYRIGNGYVIARVSEIILPDPEKFEQEKDQWVEHFAQMQKQQAFQSFVNMLRNQARIRILRPDIIDS
- a CDS encoding aconitate hydratase, encoding MSLNLTQKIIKEHLIYGDLTPGGEIGLRIDQTLTQDATGTMAYLQWEAMGLPRVKTDLSVSYVDHNTLQMGFKNPDDHKYLRSVAARYGIVFSPAGTGICHQLHLENFAVPGATLIGSDSHTPTAGGVGSLAMGAGGLSVALAMAGEPYVINMPRVVRVYLEGSLKGHAGAKDIILFILSQLTVKGGTGKVMEYCGPGIEDLSIPERATITNMGAELGATTSIFPADELTRQFFKTMDRESDFRALNADPGADYDEEIKIDLSKIQPMAARPHMPDLSVNISEIAGLKVDQVAIGSCTNSSYSDLKISALILKNKKVHSDTDLMISPGSKQVLKMLSRESLLSDMLDSGARLLECSCGPCIGMGGSPISNGVSARTFNRNFEGRSGTQDAQVYLVSPVTAAHCAVDGCFTSPDTWGDPLPRPQLPDKVPSIRDLFVFPGDGTDVEIYRGPNIVPLPEFDPLPQRLELPVAIKCGDNISTDHILPGGAEVTALRSNIPAISEYIFSRVDPDFTRRIKNAGQGIILGGDNYGQGSSREHAALGPRFLGVRIVLVKSFARIHRANLVNFGILPLTLAKPQDYDLIEKDEIISLDTETLVPGQQTTISTSSGNTIEVKNDLTAGELDIIRAGGLLNFVKNKAEKN
- the ade gene encoding adenine deaminase, whose translation is MNHNIYSDMIYRDLPQLIDAARGDIPADLVLTNVQLVNTLAGLVEKTSVAVKDGFVIGLGDYEAQQVHDCNNAFLCPGFIESHIHIESTLLAPPEFAKAVAQRGTCTVVCDPHEIANVMGTRGIEYFLQSSSQLPISIFLTLPSCVPATHLENAGALLDHQELQDLLEKYSHRFAGLGEMMNFPGVVYKDPQVLAKLEMAANIPIDGHAPGLSGLPLNAYILAGPGSDHECTTLKEAREKLSKGMFIMIREGSSAKNTRALLPLVNDSNWPGFSLVSDDRHPEDLIRQGHIDHNLRCAVKMGLDPVRAVQLVTINPARYFNFKRRGAIAPGYRADMVLLRNLHDFEILDVYTKGRRLEDNSFISPAKMPGNSMRICKITEQTFAVPVRGTAVRAIEIIAEQVITGSIKAHPVIKDGFAWSAPDQDLIKLAVIERHKQTGNVGLGFVKGLGLSRGALASTVAHDSHNLIIAGANDSDMLVAALKLTEMGGGLCAVDNGHVLAALPLPIAGLMSDQPLEKVVELQDNLNLAIKEMGINHQSPLMTLSFLALPVIPSLKLTDKGLVDVDKFEIIDLWI
- a CDS encoding leucine-rich repeat domain-containing protein produces the protein MSSSPGQEIGRVIGSSGDVRAEQDNALRPLEINDPVYEGERIITGPDSSVEIRFLDNTILSQGPDSALSLDEYIFDPQDMDNSGLSFNLMQGAFRHVSGRIAEENPERVNLESPLSLIGIRGTVTVHRVMVDQESHGAEIISEGFSVIIQDTFGEIRIITSPMNMMDVFRDQPMGFMRPITPQELHFFHSFAPNALAETGPGGYFDSQDISGFDDTPDIFSQDTAAAPDDSREVPEDPHQDIPDPTPQPQIQAPNQLQDQPEEDMVGEPAPVDLAQTRAHKITTKEMSEIIQPAPVSTPTPTPAPTPQPTLGPTPEPQPTPTPTPEPTPTPTPSPTPTPEPTPTPTPEPTPTPTPEPTPEPTPTPTPEPTPTPTPTPEPTPTPTPSPTPTPEPEPTPTPTPEPEQIDISDANLKEAIMVELGRGHEHILNRDDMEELLVLNASQLDITDLTGLEYAVNLNQLYLNNNNVSNLSALAELESLTHLHLWNNNISDSSLSDLSKLESLTFLHLGSNISISDVSALGNLLNLQELHLSFNNISNISALTNLASLHTLNLWGNNISDISALSSLENLHSIQLGDNNIVDISALAQLASLHSLYLRGNDIREISYLSNLENLNLLDLSANQISNISHLSGLNSLVYLNLENNNISDISPLSGLTELKDLFIDGVDEVIFGSDGDDFIDTFTVSSESSVAVLAFGGDDTIDASNSTATNYLLGGGGNDYLIGGSGDDIIYGGKGNDTILGGEGADELWGGDSSNPGMGSNVFVFRSLLDSPADSSFSKVMDFNPVDDVLKFEIQGLQQDIGYIGSDSFTGGGSPQARFAEGILEIDVNGNASADMKIELQGVGLEQLGDPATGSVIDWLDWIYDGPDPEDPPGPEPENWETLTHTYDDNPGYYAWFTERNFEILVDPNGDGDSPELSPVTGSDYAIFGFGGNDSISVVTSANDHYIYGGEGDDNIVTGSGQNTIFGGSGNDTIVSADVGHNGLGHATNDILDGGDGENELHLMKGDFDENVFDTDDSLQNIHIIRLSGGEDGATGVDLSGQTEGFEVHSNNSVFGNDIIGGSGNDTIISGAGYDHLTGGEGDDLFHITGGEVLIEDLGNGQDSLVVESGAGVTAWVYESGQWIATSDSINNGSATIDAHYGVENVIDLSQAGGDNGWLIRGFFESDSLVGSDQDDTIEGGGGNDTITGGKGADELWGRGGINVFKYLSEDDSNLERYDTIMDFNVASDKLYFDIQGFHSFEWRGSDEFDGSGPQARYEIDNGAAVLLIDVNGGGAADMKILLEQLAEDDMADFGSENIVLAN